The Fictibacillus arsenicus genome contains a region encoding:
- a CDS encoding electron transfer flavoprotein subunit alpha/FixB family protein: MAKKVLVLAESRDGALRNVSFEAIAAAKEISGGGEVFAVLCGDSVQSLANELIHYGADRVLTAENEKLANYTTDGYYQALKQIIDEEKPEAIVFGHTSLGKDLSPRLAARLESGLISDVTGLEQAGENTVFTRPVYSGKAFEKKLINDGLIFVTIRPNNIAPLEKDESRSGEVKSVSIEIKNLRTIVKEVVRKASTGVDLSEAKIIVAGGRGVKSEDGFKPLQELADVLGAAVGASRGACDADYCDYSLQIGQTGKVVTPDLYIACGISGAIQHLAGMSNSKVIVAINKDPEASIFSVADYGIVGDLFEVVPLLTEEFKKVLV, encoded by the coding sequence ATGGCAAAAAAAGTTTTAGTACTTGCAGAATCTCGTGACGGTGCATTGCGTAACGTATCATTTGAAGCGATTGCAGCAGCAAAAGAAATTTCAGGCGGGGGAGAAGTATTTGCTGTATTGTGCGGCGACTCTGTACAATCTCTTGCAAATGAATTAATTCATTACGGGGCTGATCGTGTACTTACAGCGGAAAATGAAAAGCTCGCAAACTATACGACAGATGGCTACTATCAAGCTTTGAAACAAATTATCGATGAAGAAAAACCGGAAGCAATTGTTTTCGGACATACATCACTAGGAAAAGATTTATCACCAAGACTTGCAGCACGTTTAGAATCCGGTCTGATCTCAGATGTAACTGGATTGGAACAAGCGGGTGAAAATACTGTGTTTACACGTCCAGTATATTCAGGAAAAGCATTCGAAAAGAAATTAATCAATGATGGACTAATCTTTGTTACAATTCGTCCAAACAATATCGCACCATTAGAGAAAGACGAATCACGTTCTGGAGAAGTAAAATCTGTATCTATTGAAATTAAGAATCTAAGAACGATTGTTAAAGAAGTCGTTCGCAAAGCTTCTACAGGTGTTGACTTATCAGAAGCAAAGATTATCGTTGCTGGCGGACGCGGAGTGAAATCTGAAGATGGATTTAAGCCTCTTCAAGAACTTGCAGACGTGCTGGGAGCAGCTGTTGGGGCATCCCGCGGAGCATGTGATGCAGATTATTGCGATTACTCACTTCAAATCGGCCAGACAGGTAAAGTTGTAACACCTGATTTGTACATCGCTTGTGGAATCTCTGGTGCTATTCAGCATTTAGCTGGTATGTCGAATTCAAAAGTAATTGTTGCTATCAACAAAGATCCAGAAGCAAGCATCTTCTCAGTAGCAGACTACGGAATTGTTGGGGATCTCTTTGAAGTAGTACCTTTGTTAACAGAAGAATTTAAAAAAGTGTTAGTATAA
- a CDS encoding electron transfer flavoprotein subunit beta/FixA family protein translates to MNIFVILKRTFDTEEKISVTNNKISEDSAEFIINPYDEYAIEEAITLKDAHGGTVTVVTVGDEDSEKELRTALAMGADQAVLISNEDLDSQDQFTTSSVLAAYFKDKEYDIILGGNVAIDNGTGQVGPRLAELLDIPHVTTITKIEINGTTVNIERDVEGDLEKIETSLPLLVTAQQGLNEPRYPSLPGIMKAKKKPLETLELDDLDIDEDDVEAKTKTVEIYLPPKKEAGKILSGDTADQVKELVSLLRNEAKVI, encoded by the coding sequence ATGAATATTTTTGTTATTTTAAAACGTACTTTTGATACAGAAGAAAAGATCTCGGTTACAAATAATAAAATTTCCGAAGACAGTGCTGAATTTATCATCAATCCTTATGACGAGTATGCGATTGAAGAAGCGATCACATTAAAAGATGCACATGGCGGAACCGTTACAGTTGTAACTGTGGGCGATGAAGACTCTGAGAAAGAGCTTCGTACAGCTTTGGCTATGGGTGCCGATCAAGCTGTGCTTATTTCAAACGAAGACTTAGACAGCCAGGACCAGTTCACAACTTCTTCCGTTTTAGCTGCATATTTTAAAGATAAAGAATATGACATCATTTTAGGCGGAAATGTAGCGATTGATAACGGAACTGGACAAGTGGGTCCGCGTTTAGCAGAACTGCTTGATATTCCTCATGTAACTACGATAACTAAAATTGAAATTAACGGTACAACTGTAAATATTGAGCGCGACGTAGAAGGAGATCTAGAAAAGATTGAAACTTCTCTTCCGTTACTGGTGACAGCACAGCAAGGCTTGAATGAGCCGCGCTACCCATCGCTTCCAGGGATTATGAAAGCTAAGAAAAAGCCCCTTGAAACATTAGAGCTTGATGATCTTGATATTGATGAAGACGATGTAGAAGCTAAAACAAAAACAGTAGAAATTTATCTTCCTCCTAAAAAGGAAGCTGGAAAAATCTTATCTGGTGACACAGCAGATCAAGTGAAAGAACTTGTATCTCTGTTAAGAAACGAAGCAAAGGTTATATAA
- a CDS encoding enoyl-CoA hydratase, with product MNYLQVEKQGKVASIKLNRAPANALSTGVIEEIDGALDQIENDNSIKSVVILGEGRFFSAGADIKEFTEVPDEKGFAMLGKKGQDVFNRIEQFSKPVIAAIHGAALGGGLELAMSCHIRLVAEDAKLGLPELTLGLIPGFAGTQRLPQLVGVPKACEMLLSSQPISGKEAVSFGLANDSCPAEELFEKAYKMAESFSEKSAVSIKYTLELLNYAKHGLYEKGAEKEQELFGKAFKSHDGQEGIQAFIEKRKPVFQDR from the coding sequence GTGAATTATTTACAAGTTGAAAAGCAAGGTAAAGTAGCCTCAATAAAGCTTAACCGAGCACCTGCTAATGCCCTTTCAACCGGTGTGATCGAAGAAATTGACGGAGCATTGGATCAAATAGAAAATGACAACTCGATAAAATCAGTAGTTATTCTTGGAGAAGGGCGTTTTTTCTCAGCGGGAGCAGATATAAAGGAATTCACGGAAGTTCCTGATGAAAAAGGTTTTGCTATGCTTGGTAAGAAAGGCCAGGACGTTTTTAACCGTATTGAACAATTTTCAAAACCGGTTATTGCTGCAATTCACGGAGCAGCTCTCGGCGGCGGTCTGGAACTGGCGATGAGCTGTCATATCAGACTAGTTGCAGAAGATGCAAAGCTTGGTCTTCCGGAACTGACTCTAGGTCTAATTCCAGGATTTGCAGGAACTCAAAGGCTGCCTCAGTTAGTAGGTGTTCCGAAAGCATGTGAGATGCTCTTATCCAGCCAGCCTATCTCAGGAAAAGAAGCTGTATCTTTTGGATTAGCGAATGACTCCTGTCCAGCTGAAGAACTTTTTGAAAAGGCTTACAAAATGGCAGAGAGCTTTTCAGAAAAAAGTGCTGTATCCATTAAATACACATTAGAATTACTGAATTATGCTAAACATGGTCTCTATGAAAAGGGCGCAGAGAAAGAACAGGAATTGTTTGGAAAAGCTTTTAAAAGCCATGATGGCCAAGAGGGGATCCAAGCATTCATAGAAAAAAGAAAGCCTGTATTTCAGGACCGATAA
- a CDS encoding TetR/AcrR family transcriptional regulator, with protein MKRKGPKYEKIIDAAVNVIAEHGYHQSQVSKIAKEAGVADGTIYLYFKNKEDLLVSVFNEKMGTFIEKTENELRSNDSAIEKLRTLVEMHFKQLTADYELSIVTQLELRQTNRQLRAKIGEVLKRYLNLIDSILTDGMNEGVFVRDMDYRLARQMIFGTIDETATNWVMNDHRYDLPALSGPVHQMLVNGLAVRCAQTE; from the coding sequence ATGAAACGAAAAGGTCCAAAATACGAAAAAATAATTGATGCTGCTGTTAATGTCATTGCAGAACACGGCTACCATCAATCCCAGGTTTCAAAGATAGCGAAAGAAGCAGGTGTCGCAGATGGCACCATTTATCTTTATTTTAAGAACAAAGAAGATCTGCTTGTTTCTGTTTTTAATGAGAAAATGGGGACCTTTATCGAAAAAACAGAAAATGAGCTCAGAAGCAATGATTCGGCGATTGAAAAACTGAGAACACTCGTCGAGATGCACTTTAAGCAATTAACTGCAGATTACGAATTATCTATCGTAACGCAATTAGAGCTGCGCCAGACAAACAGACAGCTTCGGGCAAAAATAGGGGAAGTATTAAAGAGGTATTTAAACTTAATAGATTCCATACTGACCGATGGCATGAATGAAGGTGTGTTTGTAAGAGATATGGATTACAGGCTTGCTCGACAGATGATTTTCGGAACAATAGATGAAACGGCTACCAACTGGGTAATGAATGATCATCGATATGATCTCCCCGCTCTTTCCGGCCCCGTTCATCAAATGCTCGTTAATGGTCTGGCAGTCAGATGTGCACAGACAGAATAA
- a CDS encoding long-chain-fatty-acid--CoA ligase: MQVERRWLNSYPSEIPGHLDYDSKPLFAYLEEAAEQKKDNTAVHFLGKTLTFGELYESSLRFAHSLSALGVKKGDRVAIMLPNCPQAVIAYYGTLFLGGIVVQTNPLYTERELRHQLSDSGAKVIVSLDLLFGRISAVRNDTSVEHVIITGIKDYLPFPKNLLYPFVQKRQNPTVVVNISYNHEVHSFTEMLKRSKPIKPEVSISPDEDLALLQYTGGTTGPAKGVMLTHKNLVVNALQCNAWMFKNRDGKEKILGALPFFHVYGMTCVMNLGIITKAQMIILPRFDPAQVLKTIHKERPTLFPGAPTMYIALLNHPDLKKYDLSSIQACISGSAALPLEVQEKFQAVISGSLVEGYGLTEASPVTHANLIYGEQVKGSIGMPWPNTEAAIISAETGEWAEPGEIGELAVRGPQVMKGYWNQPEETASVFRDDWLITGDMGYMDERGYFYIVDRKKDLIIAGGFNIYPREVEEVLYEHESVKEAVVVGVPDEYRGETVKAFVVLKDGAECTEEELNKYCREHLASFKVPRLYEFRDELPKTMVGKILRRVLLEEEREKAKQNN; encoded by the coding sequence ATGCAAGTGGAAAGAAGGTGGCTTAACAGTTACCCAAGTGAAATTCCGGGACATCTTGATTACGACAGCAAACCTTTATTCGCGTATTTAGAAGAAGCAGCAGAACAGAAAAAAGACAATACTGCTGTTCATTTTTTAGGCAAGACTCTAACGTTCGGTGAACTGTATGAAAGCTCTTTGCGGTTTGCACATTCACTTTCAGCCCTAGGAGTGAAAAAAGGGGACCGCGTAGCGATCATGCTGCCAAACTGCCCTCAGGCGGTAATTGCTTATTACGGTACTTTGTTCTTAGGCGGGATAGTTGTCCAGACGAACCCTCTTTATACGGAAAGAGAGCTGCGCCATCAGCTTTCAGACAGTGGAGCAAAGGTGATCGTCAGCTTGGATCTGCTCTTTGGAAGAATATCTGCTGTAAGGAATGATACCAGTGTTGAGCACGTAATAATAACAGGTATCAAAGACTATTTGCCATTTCCTAAAAACCTGCTTTACCCGTTTGTGCAAAAAAGGCAAAATCCAACGGTTGTCGTCAACATTTCTTATAATCATGAAGTTCATTCTTTTACAGAAATGCTTAAGCGTTCAAAGCCAATTAAGCCTGAAGTCAGCATCTCCCCTGATGAAGATTTGGCTTTATTACAGTATACTGGCGGAACAACAGGGCCTGCAAAAGGCGTAATGCTTACGCATAAAAACCTTGTCGTCAATGCTTTGCAATGCAACGCGTGGATGTTTAAGAATCGTGATGGAAAAGAAAAGATACTTGGGGCTCTGCCGTTTTTCCATGTGTATGGGATGACTTGTGTGATGAATTTAGGAATCATTACGAAGGCGCAGATGATTATCCTTCCTCGATTCGATCCGGCACAAGTTTTGAAAACGATTCATAAAGAACGCCCAACACTATTTCCTGGTGCTCCGACCATGTATATTGCACTTTTGAACCATCCGGATTTAAAGAAATATGACCTTTCTTCCATCCAGGCTTGTATAAGCGGTTCAGCAGCTTTGCCTTTAGAAGTTCAGGAAAAGTTTCAGGCTGTTATTTCGGGTTCATTAGTTGAAGGTTATGGTCTAACTGAAGCTTCTCCAGTAACCCATGCAAATTTAATTTATGGAGAGCAGGTAAAAGGAAGCATCGGTATGCCTTGGCCGAATACTGAAGCAGCTATTATATCTGCCGAAACTGGTGAATGGGCAGAACCAGGTGAGATCGGCGAACTGGCTGTAAGAGGTCCTCAAGTTATGAAAGGGTACTGGAATCAGCCTGAAGAAACAGCTTCTGTTTTTAGAGACGACTGGCTTATTACGGGTGATATGGGCTACATGGATGAAAGAGGCTACTTTTACATTGTTGATCGCAAAAAAGACCTTATCATTGCGGGCGGCTTTAATATTTATCCTCGTGAAGTCGAAGAGGTTCTATACGAGCATGAAAGTGTAAAAGAAGCTGTAGTCGTTGGTGTACCTGATGAATATCGAGGTGAGACCGTAAAAGCTTTTGTTGTACTTAAAGATGGAGCCGAGTGTACAGAAGAAGAGCTGAATAAATATTGCCGTGAACATCTGGCATCATTTAAAGTGCCGAGACTTTATGAATTTAGAGATGAACTGCCTAAAACGATGGTAGGAAAGATTCTGAGAAGAGTCCTTCTTGAAGAAGAGCGGGAAAAAGCAAAACAAAACAACTGA
- a CDS encoding DUF350 domain-containing protein, producing the protein MDFMENAFLKTAANYSVVVLCMVLFLAVFELVTRYKNWVEIKNGNLSVAMATGGKIFGIANIFRYSISQNDSLLMMVMWGIFGFVLLLIGYFIYEFLTPKFQIDKEIENDNRAVGFISMVISVGLSFVIGEGIE; encoded by the coding sequence ATGGATTTTATGGAAAACGCTTTTTTAAAAACAGCAGCAAACTATAGTGTTGTTGTACTTTGTATGGTCCTGTTTTTAGCTGTATTCGAGCTTGTGACCCGTTATAAGAACTGGGTTGAAATTAAAAACGGAAATCTTTCAGTTGCAATGGCAACAGGCGGGAAGATTTTTGGAATCGCAAATATTTTTCGATATTCAATTTCCCAGAACGACTCTTTGCTGATGATGGTCATGTGGGGAATATTTGGATTCGTTTTGCTTTTAATCGGTTATTTTATTTATGAATTTTTAACGCCAAAATTCCAGATCGATAAAGAAATTGAAAATGATAACAGAGCTGTAGGTTTTATTTCGATGGTTATATCAGTCGGTCTTTCGTTTGTTATTGGTGAAGGCATTGAATAG
- a CDS encoding endonuclease MutS2 has protein sequence MQEKMLRVLELKKVIERLKKHASCSLGINKIEALVPLTELKEVNAAQEATDEGVKVLRLRGQVPFGGIFDIRSNVKRSKIGSLLNEEDLMDIASTLYGGRRFKRFIEGLVEDGIELHILKNAAEQIIPLQEVEQSIKNCIDDHGNMMDSASTELRTIRQQLRTFEARVREKLESIVRSSSYQKMLSDSIITIRNDRFVIPVKQEYRGNFGGMVHDQSASGATLFIEPQSVVTINNQVKEAKAKETREIEKILRELTAQVAETADDILLNVDVLAEVDFILAKARFANELKCTRPIMNDKGFISLYNGRHPLLDQETVVPTSVKLGGEYQSLVITGPNTGGKTVTLKTIGLLTLMAQCGLQIPAQEESEMAVFKTIFADIGDEQSIEQSLSTFSSHMVNIVDILNKLDYESLVLFDELGAGTDPQEGAALAISILDFVFARGARVVATTHYSELKAYAYNREGVMNASVEFDVQTLRPTYRLLVGVPGRSNAFEISKRLGLRQDIIDSARSQISEDENKIDNMIRSLEDNRKQAEKEMQEAEIKRKEAEAIKADLERELEHYQNEKERLYQKAKEEAERAVEKARETAEEIIVEIRELQKSGGQIKEHKLIEAKKRLEEAVPKSRTKNKKPKAASTKKEYVPGDEVRVLSVGQKGHIVEKVSSSEYQVQIGILKMNVSERDLEWIKEYKPKPEPRSFVKVTGSNDSSRPELDLRGKRYEDAMLEVDRYLDEAMMAGFNQVYIIHGKGTGALRKGVQELLKSHRNVKSTRMGAAGEGGGGVTVAVLK, from the coding sequence ATGCAAGAAAAAATGTTGCGAGTTTTAGAATTGAAAAAAGTAATTGAAAGATTAAAAAAACATGCAAGCTGTTCATTAGGAATAAATAAGATTGAAGCTCTTGTTCCTTTAACTGAACTTAAAGAAGTGAACGCCGCACAAGAAGCGACAGATGAAGGTGTAAAAGTACTCCGTCTAAGAGGACAGGTTCCTTTTGGCGGGATATTTGATATTCGTTCAAACGTAAAACGCTCGAAAATCGGGAGTCTTTTAAACGAGGAAGACTTGATGGATATTGCCTCAACTCTTTATGGCGGCAGGAGATTTAAACGTTTTATAGAGGGGTTAGTGGAAGATGGCATCGAGCTTCATATCTTGAAAAATGCTGCCGAACAGATCATTCCATTGCAGGAAGTTGAACAGTCTATTAAAAATTGCATAGATGACCACGGAAATATGATGGATAGTGCGAGCACAGAGCTAAGAACAATACGCCAGCAGCTCCGTACCTTCGAAGCTAGAGTCAGAGAAAAGCTTGAATCAATCGTCAGGTCTTCAAGCTATCAAAAGATGCTGTCAGATTCTATCATAACGATCCGTAATGATAGATTTGTTATTCCTGTTAAACAAGAGTACAGAGGGAACTTTGGCGGTATGGTTCATGACCAGTCTGCCAGCGGCGCTACGTTATTCATTGAACCGCAATCAGTCGTAACTATAAATAATCAGGTGAAAGAAGCAAAAGCGAAAGAAACACGTGAAATAGAGAAAATATTAAGAGAGCTCACTGCACAAGTTGCTGAAACAGCTGATGATATTCTCCTGAACGTGGATGTGTTAGCAGAGGTTGACTTTATATTAGCAAAAGCGCGCTTCGCAAATGAACTAAAATGTACAAGACCGATTATGAATGACAAAGGCTTTATTTCTCTCTATAACGGAAGACATCCGCTGCTGGATCAGGAGACAGTGGTTCCAACGAGTGTAAAGCTGGGAGGAGAGTATCAATCTCTTGTTATTACCGGTCCAAATACAGGAGGGAAGACCGTTACTTTAAAAACGATCGGTCTACTTACATTAATGGCCCAATGCGGATTGCAGATTCCAGCACAGGAAGAATCTGAGATGGCTGTCTTTAAAACTATTTTTGCAGATATCGGCGATGAGCAGTCTATCGAACAGTCGTTGAGTACATTCTCATCCCACATGGTTAACATTGTTGATATCTTAAACAAGCTGGATTATGAATCTCTTGTCCTGTTTGATGAACTCGGTGCAGGAACAGATCCGCAAGAAGGTGCCGCGCTTGCGATTTCTATTCTGGATTTTGTATTTGCAAGAGGAGCTCGCGTTGTAGCGACAACACATTACAGTGAATTGAAAGCCTATGCTTACAACCGCGAAGGCGTTATGAATGCCTCAGTAGAGTTTGATGTACAGACATTGCGTCCAACTTACAGGCTGTTAGTCGGCGTTCCAGGACGAAGCAATGCTTTCGAAATATCAAAAAGACTCGGTTTGCGTCAAGATATTATCGATTCAGCTAGATCTCAGATAAGTGAAGACGAAAATAAAATTGACAATATGATCCGATCTCTTGAAGATAACCGCAAACAAGCAGAAAAAGAGATGCAAGAAGCTGAAATTAAAAGAAAAGAAGCCGAAGCGATCAAAGCTGATCTTGAACGCGAGTTAGAGCATTATCAAAATGAGAAAGAACGGCTGTATCAGAAGGCGAAAGAAGAAGCAGAGCGAGCTGTTGAAAAAGCACGGGAAACAGCTGAAGAGATTATTGTTGAAATTCGTGAACTTCAAAAATCAGGCGGACAGATCAAAGAGCATAAACTGATTGAAGCAAAAAAGAGATTGGAAGAAGCTGTTCCAAAATCAAGGACGAAGAATAAGAAACCGAAAGCTGCATCCACTAAGAAAGAATATGTTCCTGGTGATGAAGTAAGAGTGTTAAGTGTCGGCCAAAAAGGACACATCGTTGAAAAAGTCAGCAGCAGCGAGTATCAAGTGCAAATCGGTATCTTAAAAATGAATGTATCAGAACGTGATTTGGAATGGATAAAAGAATATAAACCAAAACCTGAACCGCGTTCATTTGTAAAAGTAACAGGTTCAAATGATTCTTCACGCCCAGAACTGGACTTAAGAGGTAAAAGGTATGAAGACGCGATGCTTGAGGTCGACAGATATTTAGATGAAGCCATGATGGCAGGTTTTAACCAAGTGTATATCATTCATGGCAAGGGTACTGGAGCGCTACGTAAAGGCGTACAAGAGCTATTAAAATCTCATCGCAATGTAAAGTCCACAAGAATGGGTGCCGCTGGTGAAGGGGGAGGCGGAGTAACAGTAGCTGTGTTAAAATAA